One genomic segment of Dysosmobacter sp. Marseille-Q4140 includes these proteins:
- a CDS encoding DUF2752 domain-containing protein, protein MDERRRMTDREVYPAAWILVGMLALAYLIWRYALGSPTVSRCWVWEHWGLYCPGCGGTRAVIALAHGQLLKALYYHPAVPVLAALGGVYLVSQTVWRMRGRRGWVLRYDPRWPAALAGLFLVNCAVRNLLWLGFDIGI, encoded by the coding sequence ATGGACGAACGACGCAGAATGACGGACCGGGAGGTCTACCCCGCCGCCTGGATCCTGGTGGGGATGCTGGCCCTGGCGTATCTCATCTGGCGGTACGCCCTGGGCAGCCCCACGGTTAGCCGGTGCTGGGTGTGGGAGCACTGGGGGCTCTACTGCCCGGGCTGCGGCGGCACCCGTGCGGTGATCGCCCTGGCCCACGGACAGCTGCTGAAGGCTTTGTACTACCACCCGGCGGTGCCGGTGCTGGCGGCGCTGGGGGGCGTGTACCTGGTCTCTCAGACCGTGTGGCGCATGAGGGGGCGCCGGGGCTGGGTTCTGCGGTACGACCCCCGTTGGCCTGCCGCGCTGGCGGGACTGTTCCTGGTCAACTGCGCGGTGCGGAACCTGCTGTGGCTGGGCTTTGACATCGGGATCTGA
- a CDS encoding RNA polymerase sigma factor yields the protein MAISQADRDWFCDRLRENWTSLYRLARSITGSDADAQEVMAQAAYLAWARFGQLRQREKFRFWLLKIAANEARQLCRRRRGRTVPLEELGTEPAAPEREPEDHSLWQAVQALPRDQREAVVLFYWEDLPTEEIARIVGAAPGTVRVRLSRAREQLRKWLEVERDG from the coding sequence ATGGCGATTTCCCAGGCGGACCGGGACTGGTTCTGCGACCGGCTGCGGGAGAACTGGACCAGTCTGTACCGGCTCGCCCGCAGCATTACCGGCAGCGACGCTGACGCCCAGGAGGTCATGGCCCAGGCGGCGTACCTGGCCTGGGCGCGGTTCGGGCAGCTGCGGCAGCGGGAGAAGTTCCGCTTTTGGCTTCTGAAGATCGCCGCCAACGAAGCCCGGCAGCTCTGCCGCCGCCGCCGGGGGCGGACTGTGCCGCTGGAGGAGCTGGGGACAGAGCCCGCCGCTCCGGAGAGGGAGCCGGAGGACCACAGCCTCTGGCAGGCGGTCCAGGCCCTGCCCCGTGACCAGCGGGAGGCGGTGGTGCTGTTTTACTGGGAGGACCTGCCCACAGAGGAGATCGCCCGGATCGTGGGCGCCGCGCCGGGCACGGTGCGGGTGCGGCTGAGCCGGGCAAGAGAGCAGCTGCGGAAATGGCTGGAGGTGGAACGGGATGGATGA
- a CDS encoding serine hydroxymethyltransferase, giving the protein MKFIAQADPEVGASIQEEFARERRNIELIASENIVSEAVMLAMGTCLTNKYAEGYPGKRYYGGCYAVDVTEDIARNRACELFGCKHANVQPHSGANANLAAFMALVQPGDTVLGMNLAHGGHLSHGSPVNISGKYFHIVPYGLNDETEMIDYDQLMAVAKECKPKMIIAGASAYPRTIDFAKFREVADAVGAYLMVDMAHIAGLVAAGVHPSPIPYADVVTSTTHKTLRGPRGGLILCNDDDIFKKINSAVFPGSQGGPLEHIIAAKAVCFGEALKPEFKAYGQQVVKNAAVLAEELQKQGFRLVSGGTDNHLCLVDVRNFHITGKEFEHRLDEVQITVNKNAIPNDPEKPFVTSGIRVGTPAATTRGFKEPEMVKIAEWMAMVARDFEGCKDQVRSEVDALCRQFPIYN; this is encoded by the coding sequence ATGAAGTTCATCGCCCAGGCGGACCCGGAGGTGGGCGCCTCCATCCAGGAGGAGTTCGCCCGGGAGCGCCGCAACATCGAGCTGATCGCCTCGGAGAACATCGTCAGCGAGGCCGTCATGCTGGCCATGGGCACGTGCCTGACCAACAAGTACGCCGAAGGCTATCCCGGCAAGCGGTATTACGGCGGCTGCTATGCCGTGGACGTGACCGAGGACATCGCCCGGAACCGGGCCTGCGAGCTCTTCGGCTGCAAGCACGCCAACGTCCAGCCCCACTCCGGCGCCAACGCCAACCTGGCGGCCTTCATGGCCCTGGTGCAGCCCGGCGACACGGTGCTGGGCATGAACCTGGCCCACGGCGGCCACCTCAGCCACGGCAGCCCCGTCAACATCTCCGGCAAGTACTTCCACATCGTGCCCTACGGCCTCAACGACGAGACGGAGATGATCGACTACGACCAGTTGATGGCCGTGGCCAAGGAGTGCAAGCCCAAAATGATCATCGCCGGCGCCAGCGCCTATCCCCGGACCATCGACTTCGCCAAGTTCCGGGAGGTGGCGGACGCCGTGGGCGCCTATCTGATGGTGGACATGGCCCACATCGCCGGTCTCGTGGCCGCCGGGGTCCATCCCTCCCCCATCCCCTACGCCGACGTGGTCACCTCCACCACCCACAAGACCCTGCGGGGTCCCCGGGGCGGTCTGATCCTGTGCAACGACGACGACATCTTCAAGAAGATCAACTCCGCCGTGTTCCCCGGCTCCCAGGGCGGCCCTCTGGAGCACATCATCGCCGCCAAGGCCGTGTGCTTCGGCGAGGCGCTCAAGCCCGAATTCAAGGCCTACGGCCAGCAGGTGGTGAAGAACGCCGCCGTGCTGGCGGAGGAGCTGCAGAAGCAGGGCTTCCGCCTGGTCTCCGGCGGCACCGACAACCACCTGTGCCTGGTGGACGTGCGGAACTTCCACATCACCGGCAAGGAGTTCGAGCACCGGCTGGACGAGGTCCAGATCACCGTCAACAAGAACGCCATCCCCAACGACCCGGAGAAGCCCTTCGTCACCAGCGGCATCCGGGTGGGCACCCCCGCCGCCACCACCCGGGGCTTCAAAGAGCCGGAGATGGTGAAGATCGCGGAGTGGATGGCCATGGTGGCCCGGGACTTCGAGGGCTGCAAGGATCAGGTTCGTTCCGAGGTGGACGCCCTGTGCCGTCAGTTCCCCATCTACAACTGA
- the gcvPB gene encoding aminomethyl-transferring glycine dehydrogenase subunit GcvPB yields the protein MKTIFEKGHPGQGLSLLPPCDVPEIRLDRERTDPPRLPHVGENELTRHYKQLCDRVHGVNDGFYPLGSCTMKYNPKIDEELAALPGFTKIHPLQPVSTVQGCLEALWTLEQSLCAVTGMDAVTLQPAAGAHGEFTGLLLIKAYHTHRGDSARTKIIVPDSAHGTNPASARMAGFDVVNIPSGTDGCVDLAALSAAVGPDTAGLMLTNPNTVGIFDKNILSITRIVHEAGGLCYYDGANLNAVAGVVRPGDMGFDVCHLNLHKTFAAPHGGGGPGSGPVGCKALLRDFLPGPQAEKTEDGYGFFTPAHSIGRVKGFYGNFTVTVKALAYLLTLGREGVPEASENAVLNANYMMWRLAKTYDMAYNGWCMHEFVMTLEKLRKDTGVSAMDIAKGLLDHGIHPPTMYFPLIVHEALMVEPTETESRETMDEACAVFEQLYQDALRNPQSLREAPRRTPVRRLDEVGAARNPVLRYEFPVGDGEAAHS from the coding sequence GTGAAAACCATCTTTGAAAAGGGCCACCCCGGCCAGGGGCTGAGCCTGCTGCCTCCCTGCGATGTGCCGGAGATCCGCCTGGACCGGGAGCGGACCGATCCGCCCCGGCTGCCCCACGTGGGAGAGAACGAGTTGACCCGCCACTACAAGCAGCTGTGCGACCGGGTCCACGGCGTCAACGACGGGTTCTATCCCTTGGGCTCCTGCACCATGAAGTACAACCCCAAGATCGACGAGGAGCTGGCGGCCCTGCCGGGCTTCACGAAGATCCATCCCCTCCAGCCCGTCTCCACGGTCCAGGGCTGCCTGGAGGCCCTGTGGACGCTGGAGCAGTCCCTGTGCGCCGTCACCGGCATGGACGCCGTGACCCTCCAGCCCGCCGCCGGCGCCCACGGGGAATTCACCGGACTGCTGCTCATCAAGGCCTATCACACCCACCGCGGCGACAGCGCCCGCACCAAGATCATCGTCCCTGACTCCGCCCACGGCACCAACCCTGCCTCCGCCCGGATGGCCGGGTTCGACGTGGTGAACATCCCCTCCGGCACCGACGGCTGCGTGGACCTCGCCGCCCTCTCCGCCGCCGTGGGACCCGACACCGCGGGCCTCATGCTGACCAACCCCAACACCGTGGGCATCTTTGACAAGAACATCCTCTCCATCACCCGCATTGTCCACGAGGCCGGGGGCCTTTGCTACTACGACGGTGCCAACCTCAACGCCGTGGCCGGCGTGGTGCGGCCCGGCGACATGGGCTTCGACGTGTGCCACCTGAACCTCCACAAGACCTTCGCCGCCCCTCACGGCGGCGGCGGGCCCGGCTCCGGCCCCGTGGGCTGCAAGGCGCTGCTGCGGGACTTCCTGCCGGGGCCCCAGGCGGAAAAAACGGAGGACGGCTACGGCTTCTTTACCCCCGCCCACTCCATCGGTCGGGTCAAGGGCTTCTACGGCAACTTCACCGTGACGGTGAAGGCCCTGGCGTACCTGCTGACTTTGGGCCGGGAGGGCGTGCCGGAGGCGTCGGAGAACGCCGTGCTCAACGCCAACTACATGATGTGGAGACTTGCCAAAACCTACGACATGGCGTACAATGGCTGGTGTATGCACGAATTCGTCATGACGCTGGAAAAGCTCCGCAAGGACACCGGCGTCAGCGCCATGGACATCGCCAAGGGCCTGCTGGACCACGGCATCCATCCGCCCACCATGTACTTCCCCCTCATCGTCCACGAGGCGCTGATGGTGGAGCCCACGGAGACGGAGAGCAGGGAGACCATGGACGAGGCCTGCGCCGTGTTCGAGCAGCTCTATCAGGACGCCCTGCGGAACCCCCAGTCCCTCCGCGAGGCGCCCCGGCGCACTCCCGTCCGCCGGTTGGACGAGGTGGGCGCCGCCCGGAACCCGGTGCTGCGGTATGAGTTCCCCGTCGGAGACGGGGAAGCCGCCCATTCTTAA
- the gcvPA gene encoding aminomethyl-transferring glycine dehydrogenase subunit GcvPA: MGSYVPNSPAVRQEMLEAMGASGIRDLYANVPEEMFVKELDLPAGKSELEVRRAVTAMAEKNHVFRTCLRGAGAYRHYIPAVVKSIASREELVTAYTPYQAEISQGILQSIFEYQTMICELTGMDVSNASVYDGATAAAEAITMCVDRRRRRALVSAAAHPEVIETMRTYCFGSGVELTVVPAPGGRTDKEALSAALGDDAACFYLAQPNYFGLIEDAAEIGEIVHAAGAKFVMGVNPIACALLETPAACGADVAVGDGQPLGLDTAFGGPYLGFMAATKKLMRQLPGRIVGRTHDVDGKVGYVLTLTAREQHIRREKASSNICSNQALCAFTAGLYLSAMGAAGLAQAARQSLSKAHYLAERLAQAGLPLAHEGPYFHEFVTACTPETGEQILSALARADILGGLPVEGGLLWCATELVSREELDRAADIVKEVLAQ; encoded by the coding sequence ATGGGCAGCTACGTACCCAACTCCCCGGCGGTGCGGCAGGAGATGCTGGAGGCCATGGGCGCCTCCGGCATCCGGGACCTGTACGCCAACGTGCCGGAGGAGATGTTCGTCAAGGAACTGGACCTGCCTGCCGGGAAGAGCGAGCTGGAGGTCCGCCGGGCCGTGACCGCCATGGCGGAGAAGAACCATGTGTTCCGCACCTGCCTCCGGGGCGCCGGCGCCTACCGGCACTATATCCCCGCGGTGGTCAAGTCCATCGCCTCCCGGGAGGAGCTGGTCACCGCCTACACCCCCTATCAGGCGGAGATCAGCCAGGGCATCCTCCAGTCCATCTTCGAGTACCAGACCATGATCTGCGAACTGACCGGCATGGACGTGTCCAACGCCTCCGTCTACGACGGGGCCACCGCCGCGGCGGAGGCCATCACCATGTGCGTGGACCGCAGGCGCCGCCGGGCACTGGTGTCCGCCGCCGCCCATCCGGAGGTCATCGAGACCATGCGGACCTACTGCTTCGGCTCCGGCGTGGAGCTGACCGTGGTGCCCGCCCCCGGTGGCCGCACTGACAAGGAGGCCCTCTCCGCCGCCCTGGGCGACGACGCGGCCTGCTTCTACCTGGCCCAGCCCAACTACTTCGGCCTGATCGAGGACGCCGCCGAGATCGGCGAGATCGTCCACGCCGCCGGGGCCAAGTTTGTCATGGGTGTGAACCCCATCGCCTGCGCCCTGCTGGAGACCCCCGCCGCCTGCGGCGCCGACGTGGCCGTGGGCGACGGCCAGCCCCTGGGCCTGGACACCGCCTTCGGCGGGCCGTACCTGGGCTTCATGGCCGCCACCAAAAAGCTCATGCGCCAGCTGCCCGGCCGCATCGTGGGCCGGACCCACGACGTGGACGGCAAGGTGGGCTACGTCCTGACCCTGACTGCCCGGGAGCAGCATATCCGCCGGGAGAAGGCCAGCAGCAACATCTGCTCCAACCAGGCCCTGTGCGCCTTTACTGCCGGGCTGTACCTCAGCGCCATGGGCGCGGCGGGCCTCGCCCAGGCCGCCCGGCAGTCCCTGTCCAAGGCCCATTATCTGGCGGAGCGTCTGGCCCAGGCCGGACTGCCCCTGGCCCACGAGGGCCCCTATTTCCACGAGTTCGTCACCGCCTGCACCCCGGAGACTGGGGAGCAGATCCTCAGCGCCCTGGCCCGGGCGGACATCCTGGGCGGCCTGCCCGTGGAGGGCGGCCTCCTCTGGTGCGCCACGGAGCTGGTGAGCCGGGAAGAGCTGGATAGGGCTGCGGACATCGTGAAGGAGGTGCTGGCGCAGTGA
- the gcvH gene encoding glycine cleavage system protein GcvH, with amino-acid sequence MNFPAELLYAKTHEWVKMLDDTTALVGISDFAQDSLGDLVFVNLPMAGDSVAAEEPLCDVESVKAVSDIISPVSGVIAEVNEELLDAPEKLNEDPYGAWIARIEQVTDQADLMDAAAYEAFTQTEG; translated from the coding sequence ATGAACTTCCCCGCTGAACTGCTGTATGCCAAGACCCACGAGTGGGTCAAGATGCTGGACGACACCACCGCCCTGGTAGGCATCTCCGACTTTGCCCAGGACTCCCTGGGCGACCTGGTGTTCGTGAACCTGCCCATGGCGGGCGACAGTGTCGCCGCCGAGGAGCCCCTGTGCGACGTGGAGTCCGTGAAGGCCGTGTCCGACATCATCTCCCCGGTCAGCGGCGTCATCGCCGAGGTCAACGAGGAGCTGCTGGACGCCCCGGAGAAGCTGAACGAGGATCCCTACGGCGCCTGGATCGCCCGGATCGAGCAGGTCACCGACCAGGCCGATCTCATGGACGCCGCCGCCTACGAGGCCTTCACCCAGACGGAGGGCTGA
- the gcvT gene encoding glycine cleavage system aminomethyltransferase GcvT encodes MEKRTPLYDTHVALGGKMVPFGGYLMPVQYPAGVIAEHMAVREKAGLFDVSHMAELLLEGPDALANLQWLVTADLSKMTDGQVKYAMLCNERGGIVDDLVVCRQGPEKYLLVVNAGNHEKDAEWVSSRLTGGVRFSDISDQVAQLALQGPKSGDILKKICAEADIPEKYYRFNDHVTLRCKGGDVEALVSQTGYTGEFGFELYCPADRAADLWNTLLEAGAPEGLLPCGLGARDTLRLEAAMPLYGHEMDDDVSPKEAGLPCKLDGKDFLGREPIIARGAPAVKRVGLKVTGRGIVREHCDLYYPGGDKVGRTTSGTHCPFLGYGAAMGYVDLTAAEPGTALEADVRGRRIPVEVVPLPFYKITR; translated from the coding sequence ATGGAAAAACGAACTCCCCTCTACGACACCCACGTGGCCCTGGGCGGCAAAATGGTGCCCTTCGGCGGATACCTGATGCCGGTCCAGTACCCCGCCGGCGTCATCGCCGAGCACATGGCGGTGCGGGAAAAGGCGGGACTGTTCGACGTGTCCCACATGGCGGAACTGCTGCTGGAGGGGCCGGACGCCCTTGCCAATCTCCAATGGCTGGTGACCGCCGACCTCAGCAAGATGACCGACGGCCAGGTGAAGTACGCCATGCTCTGCAATGAGCGGGGCGGCATCGTGGACGATCTGGTGGTCTGCCGCCAGGGGCCGGAGAAATATCTGCTGGTGGTCAACGCCGGCAACCACGAGAAGGACGCGGAATGGGTCTCCTCCCGCCTGACCGGCGGCGTGCGCTTTTCCGACATTTCCGACCAGGTGGCCCAGCTGGCCCTTCAGGGCCCTAAGTCCGGGGACATCCTGAAAAAAATCTGCGCCGAGGCGGACATCCCAGAGAAATACTACCGCTTCAACGACCACGTTACCCTCCGCTGCAAGGGCGGCGATGTGGAGGCCCTGGTGTCCCAGACCGGGTACACCGGCGAGTTCGGTTTCGAGCTGTATTGCCCGGCTGACCGGGCCGCGGACCTGTGGAACACGCTGCTGGAGGCGGGCGCGCCTGAAGGGCTCCTGCCCTGCGGCCTGGGCGCCCGGGACACCCTGCGGCTGGAGGCCGCCATGCCCCTCTACGGCCACGAGATGGACGACGACGTCTCCCCCAAGGAGGCGGGATTGCCCTGCAAACTGGACGGCAAGGACTTCCTGGGCCGGGAGCCCATCATCGCCCGGGGCGCCCCCGCCGTCAAGCGGGTGGGGCTGAAGGTCACCGGCCGGGGCATCGTCCGGGAGCACTGCGACCTCTACTACCCCGGCGGAGACAAGGTGGGCCGCACCACCTCCGGCACCCACTGCCCCTTCCTGGGCTATGGCGCGGCCATGGGCTATGTGGACCTGACCGCCGCTGAGCCCGGCACCGCCCTGGAGGCCGATGTCCGGGGCCGCCGGATCCCCGTGGAGGTGGTCCCCCTGCCCTTCTACAAGATCACCCGCTGA
- a CDS encoding 5-formyltetrahydrofolate cyclo-ligase, which yields MTRKEEKQALRATLRRMAEGLPQSYREKADAAITAHLLAMPAYQEAETVFCFVGTGWEIDTRPILTRALADGKRLCVPLCTGPGIMELRQITSLSQLSPGAYGLPEPPPDTPQVAVDAVDLAVLPCMGCNHLGHRLGRGGGYYDRFLSVYRSAAVLMCRERLIREEIPLEPHDMPIPWVLTERGLYEDGTPARLG from the coding sequence ATGACGAGAAAAGAGGAAAAGCAAGCCCTGCGGGCCACCCTGCGCCGCATGGCGGAGGGCCTGCCCCAGAGCTACCGGGAAAAGGCGGACGCGGCCATCACCGCCCACCTGCTGGCCATGCCAGCCTATCAGGAGGCGGAGACGGTGTTCTGCTTTGTGGGAACCGGCTGGGAGATCGACACCCGGCCCATCCTGACCCGGGCCCTGGCCGACGGGAAACGGCTGTGCGTGCCCCTTTGCACCGGGCCGGGCATCATGGAACTGCGGCAGATCACCTCCCTCAGCCAGCTCTCCCCCGGGGCCTACGGCCTGCCGGAGCCGCCGCCGGATACCCCGCAGGTGGCGGTGGATGCGGTGGACCTGGCGGTGCTGCCCTGCATGGGCTGCAACCACCTGGGGCACCGGCTGGGCCGGGGCGGCGGATACTACGACCGCTTCCTCTCCGTCTACCGCTCCGCCGCCGTGCTGATGTGCCGGGAGCGGCTGATCCGGGAGGAGATCCCCCTGGAGCCCCACGACATGCCCATTCCCTGGGTCCTGACGGAGCGGGGCCTCTACGAGGACGGCACCCCCGCCCGGCTGGGCTGA
- the dinB gene encoding DNA polymerase IV, whose protein sequence is MERIILHCDLNSFYASVELLSHPDLRQTPVAVCGDPTSRHGIILAKNEPAKRFGVQTAETIWQAKKKCPDLVLLPPHHLLYREYSRKVNDIYGQYTDLVEPFGIDESWLDVTGTLHLFGGDARALADTLRRRMRQELGLTLSVGVSFNKVFAKLGSDYKKPDATTVISPENWREIVWPLPVGDLLYVGGAARKLLGQYGVDTIGQLAACKPDMLEQLMGKMGLQLHSYANGLDADPVRSRFEKEPVKSVGNGTTFPQNLTTRDQVRQGIAMLADSVASRLRHLGLYAGGLQVTVRDPQFRDRSRQTRLSAPTHLIREVTETAMDLTEQIWKPPSPIRALTVTAIHLMEAEDTYEQVDLFSGSAATRQRSEKLEAAMDRIRGKYGSGAIAYGAAAPEKEEDPLP, encoded by the coding sequence ATGGAACGGATCATTCTGCACTGCGATCTCAACAGCTTTTACGCCTCCGTGGAATTGCTGAGCCACCCGGACCTGCGGCAGACACCTGTGGCGGTATGCGGCGATCCCACCTCCCGCCACGGCATCATCCTGGCCAAGAATGAGCCAGCCAAGCGCTTCGGCGTCCAGACGGCGGAGACCATCTGGCAGGCCAAGAAAAAGTGCCCGGACCTGGTGCTGCTGCCGCCCCACCACCTCCTGTACCGGGAGTACTCCCGGAAGGTCAACGATATCTACGGCCAGTACACCGACCTGGTGGAGCCCTTCGGCATCGACGAGAGCTGGCTGGACGTGACCGGCACGCTGCACCTCTTCGGCGGCGACGCCCGCGCCCTGGCGGACACCCTCCGCCGCCGGATGCGGCAGGAGCTGGGGCTGACGCTGTCCGTGGGCGTCAGCTTCAACAAGGTCTTTGCCAAGCTGGGCAGCGACTACAAAAAGCCCGACGCCACCACCGTCATCTCCCCGGAAAACTGGCGGGAGATCGTGTGGCCGTTGCCGGTGGGAGATCTATTGTACGTGGGCGGCGCCGCCCGGAAGCTGCTGGGCCAGTACGGCGTGGACACCATCGGCCAGCTGGCCGCCTGCAAGCCGGACATGCTGGAGCAGCTCATGGGTAAGATGGGCCTCCAGCTTCACAGTTACGCCAACGGCCTGGATGCAGACCCGGTCCGCTCCCGGTTCGAGAAGGAGCCGGTGAAATCCGTGGGCAACGGCACCACCTTCCCCCAGAACCTGACTACCCGGGACCAGGTGCGCCAGGGCATCGCCATGCTGGCGGACTCCGTGGCCAGCCGGCTGCGCCACCTGGGCCTCTACGCCGGCGGCCTCCAGGTGACGGTCCGGGACCCCCAGTTCCGGGACCGGTCCCGGCAGACCCGGCTCTCCGCTCCCACCCACCTGATCCGGGAGGTGACGGAGACGGCCATGGACCTGACGGAGCAGATCTGGAAGCCCCCGTCCCCCATCCGGGCCCTGACCGTCACCGCTATCCATCTAATGGAGGCGGAGGATACCTATGAGCAGGTGGACCTGTTCAGCGGCTCCGCCGCCACCCGGCAGCGCAGCGAAAAACTGGAGGCGGCCATGGACCGCATCCGCGGAAAATACGGCAGCGGCGCCATTGCCTACGGCGCCGCCGCGCCGGAGAAAGAGGAGGACCCCCTGCCATGA
- a CDS encoding ECF transporter S component, with translation MSDPTVNAIKSGARPRMGVKTMTSLAMLTAVAYVVMILSKMLPQVVGFLQMDLKDTVICIGGFIFGPLAAAVIAIVVAVVEMFTVSDTGIIGLIMNVLATVAFCCTASFVYKKVHSKKGAVIGLALGTVCLTVVMLLWNYLITPIYMEMDRAVVAAMLPTVFLPFNLVKGGLNMAVILLLYKPVVTALRRARLVPESQTIVQPGGKVNAGFLLFSLALLATFVTLTLVLMGIL, from the coding sequence ATGTCCGATCCCACTGTCAACGCCATCAAGTCCGGTGCCCGCCCCCGCATGGGCGTCAAGACCATGACCTCTCTGGCTATGCTGACCGCCGTCGCCTATGTGGTAATGATCCTCAGTAAGATGCTGCCCCAGGTGGTGGGCTTTTTGCAGATGGATCTGAAGGATACCGTCATCTGCATCGGCGGCTTCATCTTCGGGCCTCTGGCCGCCGCCGTCATCGCCATCGTGGTGGCCGTGGTGGAGATGTTCACCGTCAGCGACACCGGCATCATCGGCCTCATCATGAACGTGCTGGCTACCGTGGCCTTCTGCTGCACCGCCTCCTTCGTCTATAAGAAGGTCCACAGCAAGAAGGGCGCTGTCATCGGCCTGGCTCTGGGCACCGTATGCCTGACCGTGGTGATGCTGCTGTGGAACTACCTGATCACCCCCATCTACATGGAGATGGACCGGGCTGTGGTGGCCGCCATGCTGCCCACCGTGTTTCTGCCCTTCAACCTGGTCAAGGGCGGCCTCAACATGGCCGTGATCCTGCTGCTGTACAAGCCGGTGGTCACCGCCCTGCGCCGGGCCCGCCTGGTGCCGGAGTCCCAGACCATCGTCCAGCCCGGCGGCAAGGTGAACGCGGGCTTCCTGCTGTTCTCCCTGGCCCTGCTGGCCACCTTCGTGACGCTGACCCTGGTGCTCATGGGTATTCTGTAA
- a CDS encoding DUF1273 family protein, with protein MRGRPVSCCFTGHRPAKLPWRHDEDDPRCVALKRRIRDAVEAAYAEGYRHFLCGMAMGCDLYFCECVLALREGHPDVSVEAAIPCPTQADAWPADQRERYARLVAACDYETVVSAKYTSSCMQRRDRYMVDHASLLIAAFDGSPGGTQYTVQYAMSRGLDIADLPVTIDSDREGVKSE; from the coding sequence ATGCGGGGAAGGCCCGTCAGCTGCTGCTTCACCGGCCACCGGCCCGCCAAGCTGCCCTGGCGCCATGATGAGGATGACCCCCGCTGCGTTGCCCTGAAGAGGCGTATCCGCGATGCGGTGGAGGCCGCCTATGCCGAGGGCTACCGGCACTTCCTCTGCGGCATGGCAATGGGGTGTGATCTGTATTTTTGCGAGTGTGTGCTGGCGCTGCGGGAAGGGCATCCCGACGTGAGTGTGGAGGCTGCCATCCCCTGTCCCACCCAGGCGGACGCCTGGCCAGCGGACCAGCGGGAGCGGTACGCCCGGCTGGTGGCCGCCTGCGACTATGAGACGGTGGTGTCGGCCAAATACACCTCCAGCTGCATGCAGCGGCGGGACCGGTACATGGTGGACCACGCTTCACTGCTGATCGCCGCCTTTGACGGCTCCCCCGGGGGCACACAGTATACGGTGCAGTATGCCATGAGCCGTGGACTGGATATCGCGGATCTGCCGGTGACGATAGATTCTGACAGGGAAGGTGTAAAATCGGAATGA
- a CDS encoding helix-turn-helix transcriptional regulator has protein sequence MTFGEKLQALRQSAGMSQDALAERLDVSRQAVSRWERDETMPETDKVVVLADIFGVTTDYLLRPQAAEQPSAEEHPPRSSPTQAQRDTISRLGYLVKTKGYLLGWVLIAWGALDLLALALMGLGVLNFIFW, from the coding sequence ATGACATTCGGAGAAAAGTTGCAGGCCCTGCGCCAGAGCGCCGGCATGAGCCAGGACGCCCTGGCGGAGCGGCTGGATGTGAGCCGTCAGGCGGTGAGCCGCTGGGAGCGGGACGAGACCATGCCGGAGACAGACAAGGTGGTGGTCCTGGCGGACATTTTTGGCGTCACCACCGACTATCTGCTGCGGCCCCAGGCTGCGGAGCAGCCGTCCGCGGAGGAGCATCCGCCCCGCAGCAGCCCCACCCAGGCTCAGCGGGATACCATCAGCCGCCTGGGGTATCTGGTCAAGACCAAGGGCTATCTTCTGGGCTGGGTGCTGATCGCCTGGGGCGCGCTGGACCTGTTGGCCCTGGCGCTGATGGGCCTGGGCGTACTGAACTTTATATTCTGGTAA